The following proteins come from a genomic window of Streptococcus pneumoniae:
- a CDS encoding restriction endonuclease subunit S: MKKVKLGEVLSLKKGKKATVLAEQTTLSQRYIQIDDLRNNNNLKFTESLNMTEALPDDILIAWDGANAGTVGYGLSGAVGSTITVLKKNERYKEKIISDYLGVFLESKSQYLRDHSTGATIPHLNKNILLDLQLELLGIEEQENIICILNTIKRLITKRKLQLDELNLLVKSRFNEMFGENKIFESIDNLFDIIDGDRGKNYPKSDELFSEEYCLFLNTKNVTKNGFSFDTKQFITKTKDKLLRKGKLERYDIVLTTRGTVGNVAYYDELIKYKHLRINSGMVILRPKTPNLNQKFIIHVLRNNNYSRVISGSAQPQLPITKLKKILLPLPPLALQNEFADFVVLVDKSQFACEIAIKVWRNSLKFSII; the protein is encoded by the coding sequence ATGAAAAAAGTGAAGTTGGGGGAAGTCTTATCTCTAAAAAAAGGCAAGAAAGCCACTGTACTTGCTGAACAAACAACTCTAAGCCAACGTTATATTCAAATAGATGATTTAAGAAATAATAATAATTTAAAATTCACTGAAAGTTTAAATATGACTGAAGCACTCCCAGATGATATTCTGATAGCATGGGATGGAGCTAATGCAGGAACAGTTGGTTATGGATTATCGGGAGCTGTTGGTAGTACAATTACGGTCTTAAAAAAGAATGAGCGATACAAAGAAAAAATTATATCAGATTACTTGGGAGTCTTTTTGGAAAGTAAATCGCAGTATTTACGAGATCATTCAACAGGTGCAACAATTCCTCATTTAAACAAGAATATATTACTTGATTTACAATTAGAATTGCTAGGTATCGAAGAACAAGAGAACATTATCTGTATTCTTAATACGATTAAAAGGCTTATTACTAAAAGAAAATTGCAGTTAGATGAACTAAACTTGCTCGTCAAATCCCGATTTAACGAGATGTTTGGGGAAAATAAAATATTTGAAAGCATTGATAACTTATTTGATATTATAGATGGTGATAGGGGCAAAAATTATCCTAAATCAGATGAGTTGTTTAGTGAGGAGTACTGTTTATTTTTAAATACAAAGAATGTTACTAAAAACGGATTTTCATTCGATACAAAGCAATTTATCACTAAAACAAAGGATAAATTACTTCGAAAAGGCAAACTTGAGCGTTATGATATAGTCTTGACAACAAGAGGTACTGTTGGAAATGTAGCGTACTACGATGAATTAATAAAATATAAACATTTACGTATAAATTCAGGTATGGTAATATTACGTCCCAAGACACCAAATCTAAATCAGAAATTTATTATCCATGTTTTAAGGAATAATAATTATAGTCGAGTGATATCAGGAAGTGCTCAGCCTCAGTTACCAATTACAAAATTAAAAAAAATACTTCTCCCCCTCCCCCCACTAGCCCTCCAAAATGAGTTCGCAGACTTTGTAGTCCTGGTCGACAAATCACAATTTGCTTGTGAGATAGCTATAAAAGTGTGGAGAAATAGCTTGAAATTTAGTATAATATAG
- a CDS encoding type I restriction-modification system subunit M produces MITGELKNKIDQLWEILWTEGNANPLTNIEQLTYLLFMKDLDSVELGRESDAEFLGIPYEGVFPKDKPEYRWSTFKNIGDAQEVYRLMTQEIFPFIKNLKGDTDDTAFSRYMREAIFQINKPATLQKAISILDVFPTRGLDVDFDNDKQSITDIGDIYEYLLSKLSTAGKNGQFRTPRHIIDMMVELMQPTIKDIISDPAMGSAGFLVSASRYLKRKKDEWETNTDNINHFHNQMFHGNDTDTTMLRLGAMNMMLHGVENPQISYLDSLSQDNEEADKYTLVLANPPFKGSLDYNSTSNDLLATVKTKKTELLFLSLFLRTLKPGGRAAVIVPDGVLFGSSKAHKGIRQEIVENHKLDAVISMPSGVFKPYAGVSTAILIFTKTGNGGTDKVWFYDMKADGLSLDDKRQPISDNDIPDIIERFHHLEKEAERQRTDQSFFVPVAEIKENDYDLSINKYKEIEYEKVEYEPTEVILKKINDLEKEIQAGLAELEKLLK; encoded by the coding sequence ATGATTACAGGCGAATTAAAAAATAAAATCGATCAGCTGTGGGAAATTCTTTGGACAGAAGGAAACGCAAATCCTTTAACAAATATTGAACAGTTGACTTATCTCTTATTTATGAAAGATTTGGATAGTGTCGAGCTTGGACGTGAAAGTGATGCTGAATTTCTAGGGATTCCTTATGAGGGAGTTTTTCCAAAAGATAAACCTGAATACCGTTGGTCAACTTTTAAAAATATAGGAGATGCTCAGGAAGTTTATCGTTTAATGACTCAGGAGATTTTTCCGTTTATTAAAAATCTCAAGGGGGATACAGATGATACAGCCTTTTCACGATATATGCGAGAAGCTATTTTTCAAATAAATAAACCTGCTACGCTTCAAAAGGCAATTTCTATCTTAGATGTTTTTCCAACTAGGGGATTAGATGTAGATTTTGATAATGACAAACAAAGTATTACTGATATCGGAGATATCTATGAATATCTGTTATCAAAATTGTCGACCGCAGGTAAAAATGGACAGTTCCGTACACCTCGTCACATCATCGATATGATGGTTGAGTTGATGCAACCGACTATCAAAGATATCATCTCAGATCCCGCTATGGGTTCTGCTGGCTTCTTAGTATCTGCTAGCCGTTACTTAAAGCGTAAGAAAGATGAATGGGAAACCAATACAGATAATATCAATCATTTTCATAATCAGATGTTTCATGGAAATGATACGGATACGACTATGTTGAGACTTGGGGCGATGAACATGATGCTACATGGAGTAGAAAATCCACAAATCAGTTACCTTGACTCGCTGTCTCAAGATAATGAAGAAGCCGATAAATATACTTTGGTTTTAGCAAATCCTCCTTTTAAGGGCTCACTTGACTACAATTCAACCTCTAATGACCTTCTTGCAACCGTAAAAACCAAAAAAACAGAATTACTCTTTCTTTCTCTTTTCTTGCGAACTTTAAAACCAGGTGGACGAGCAGCAGTTATCGTACCTGATGGTGTCCTTTTTGGTTCGTCTAAAGCTCATAAAGGAATTCGTCAGGAAATTGTAGAGAATCATAAGCTTGATGCTGTAATCTCAATGCCTAGTGGTGTGTTCAAGCCTTATGCTGGAGTTTCAACTGCCATTCTCATCTTTACAAAAACTGGTAATGGTGGTACTGACAAAGTCTGGTTTTACGATATGAAAGCGGATGGTTTAAGTTTGGATGATAAGCGACAACCGATTAGCGACAATGATATTCCAGATATTATCGAACGCTTTCATCATCTTGAAAAAGAAGCAGAACGTCAGAGAACGGATCAATCTTTCTTTGTTCCAGTTGCTGAGATAAAGGAAAATGATTATGATTTGTCTATCAATAAATATAAAGAGATTGAGTATGAAAAAGTTGAGTATGAACCAACAGAGGTCATCTTAAAGAAAATCAATGATTTAGAAAAAGAAATTCAAGCTGGCTTGGCTGAATTAGAAAAATTACTCAAGTAG